The Epinephelus lanceolatus isolate andai-2023 chromosome 16, ASM4190304v1, whole genome shotgun sequence nucleotide sequence ACGCATAAAATGTGAGGATAGTTCAAGAATTACGCACAGAAATGTCCGTATCTACCTCTGGCCAAACGTCCATTACCACCATAGAAAATACTTAAAACAACCTGAAAAACATTGGGGCACACATAGATGACAGCAGCACtctctaaaaataaaaacccatTTGCAAGCAGACAGACTTGTAAATATCGCCTTTCTCAAAGATGCCAGGGACCCACCGACCAGTCTGAAGAATTACACGCACTCTTGTGAAACGTCAGGGCTTTGCACCTGGTGTGTTGCCTTGCTACTGCTGAATTGGTGGTAAGCCATGCCCCATGATGTTTTCCCCTTTTAATGGGGTAACACAGGCCTGATCTTAGTGGCTTGCTAAGCCTTACTTGTAATAGCGTCGGGGTTTGCAGGGATGGAGCAGGGAAGAGCGATAAAATCGGGTCTTACAGCGCAAGAGATTTCCAGCTGTATAGTCATCAGGACATGTTTCGCTCCAAGGTCAGCGAGTTAACTCTCTCGTAGCTGCGTCATCCTGTTTCAAGGCCAAGTTGAAGCAACGGAGACGGGAGGGGCCACGATAATGAAGGAGAGGTTATTTTCTTCCAGGTTCTTACTCTTTGTGTGAAACGCGGTGCACCTCAGCCAGCTGCACAATGCACATCCACCAAACCCATTCATGCGCGATTCTTTCACACGCTGAAACACTTTTTGTGCTAAAAGCAAATATtctggcagctctgcactgCCAGGGCCATGGATTGGATTACATGCGTACTGCGCAGGCTCCATGGTCAAGTTCAAGTTGGGCTGGCTAGTAAAACTGAGGGGCGCATTCTGCAGTGTCTGCCGCGGGGGGCGCTCCCCCTCTTTGATCTCCCCCCTACAAAACTAGACACTGAAGCAGAGCCGTGACTGCAGTCCAGTTTTCCTGCACTTCTGCCACCAAGAATGTGCAGGATTTAAAGATAAAGGATGTATTGACTGGTCATTTCTACATGTAAAAgcgggtgaaaaaaaaaagattccacAATCAGCAAACTCTCCAAACCCATCTGCTGTCCTTCACtatctaaaacacacacaatataaGTGACACTACTGTAAACCCACAAGGTCATTCATCTGTTGCGCAAAACCCTTTCTGAGTGTTATCTCCGGATGATCACAAGATCCCATCTGCCCTGGCCACAAACCATTGCATAATCCCCGGTAAGCAGCAAAACAATGGGACCTTTGCCATCTTTGGACACTACACTAAAAGACTGTAGTGAGCcatctttattattttaacagcaGACGTAAACAGCGTCTAACAACAGCTGAAATTTTGAGTCTAATGTGCCCGTGCAGCCTCGGATGTGATCGGTTTAAATAGCCtgtgcatttttaaaatacacacaacaaTGAATACACAGAAGATATTGATATGAAAGAAATGCACAAGCTCAGTTCATGTAGACGCGATTTTCACAGATGTACATCAGCAGGTCCATAAATTATAGGAACCAACTTCCTCAATCTGAATGTGGTGACTTCTGCCGCTGTGCCATAAATTTCGTGATGAACAAATTCAATTAGCCTTTCCTTTTCGGATTCAAAAGGATATTTATGGTTCTGTGAAGTCCCTTCAGTAGGCTACATTTCCAATAGTCTGTGGTCATTCATGAACAATTTGCAGACTGATCTTTAACTACTGTATAACAGATAACACTTTTGGTTCTGTCTCCAAAAGTAATACTCGCTCTATAGTTATTTAAACACAAGGAAAGTTTACGTCACTAaaactgattaattaattacaaTATATGTAACAAGTACCAAATTGAAGTGATGTGTTGGAAAACTTGATTGAGTTATGGTTTCCATATGCAGACTCACGTTAGTTTTTTTCTAATTCTCAAAAGCAGCAATATGAGATCGTCAGAGAGTGaagggaagagagaaagagaggtttACTTTTTTCCTTTGCTGGCCAGATGAAAGAGTcgggggaaaaaaagccaaaGGAATTTCCCTCAACTCCTCAGCTGGCGCGCTGGGGGAGGGGGCGGCCGCCGCTGGGGTCCCTTCCCTAATTCGGACAGGCGAGGGCGCACAAGGACAGCGGAggctgcagcagctccacagtctgcctccctctcctctctttgagACCACATGACCGCACCTCTCTACACAACAGCATGGCCGTCTGACTACAGCACCATGTCCTACAGCTGCTGATGACAAATCTGATCTGAACTCGGGGAGAAAGCTGTTTCTAGAGGTTCTGATgtgatgccttttttttcttatcacAACCTGAAACGTTCCCAAAGATTAAATATCTGAGGACAGAGTGACCTGACAATGTTTTATTACAATGCATATGTTAAGGTAAGTAACCAGGTTCACTACTTTGAAATATAAACGCGTAAAAAGGACAGTGATCGTATAAGAGCTGCTCCCAAATACACATTGGATTTGTATATTTTCTAATATTTCCCCCCGGCAGTAGTGATGATGCATTTAACATCTAGAGTCGCTTGAACATTTGGCATAGTCAGCTGGTGCTCATATTTTTGGGTATAGGCTGCAAGTGGAGCAAAGGCAGAGTGAGCTTGACCACAGCCTGAAGAGGCATTAACATCAGAAAACATTCAGTGGACACTCTGTGCATTGCACCCTTCAGTTTAATATCAAGCATAGATTTGATGCAATTGTTAAATCCACATGAGGCCAGGGAGAGAGTGTGTTCCCTTAAGACACAGCGAGTTAATATGTGGTTAAGTTCATCATCTCCACCGCAGACCCTTAAGGTCATACAAGCCCCAAACAATTAATCTACCTTTCTCATTGTTTAGTGAATATTTACTGAAAGACTATAAATACTACAAGAATCATCCCTCAATGCTTTTTGTTAagcactgtcactgcagcacaccatggtgttgtattgtttttcatttcttaCAAATTGAATATTAATTTAAATCATATCTCATGCATAGATTTATATACATGATAATATTAGGCTACAAGACTTCTTAAAGAGGCACAAATAGTGTTGAAATATCTATCGGGATTGTTTCGTCAATGCTGTTGACTTTTAAGACTTCATGTCAAATGGCCTCTTATCTAAACTGACCGCAAGACTTGACCTTTGAGGGCTTTACTTGACTCCACTTAAGGTGGAGATGAGAGAGGCATTAAGACAGAGGGAATGGGGAGAAGGGAGGGGAGGGTGAGGGCGCATTACATGCAaggaaataattttttttattattgataaacattacattttattattagaaTATGATGCAACTCTGCACTGCAGTAAGTGCAGTCATGTAGgattacatgtattttaagttCATATAAAATTGTGAACTGaaaattttactttattttttttctcatattttgttagctctaataataataataataacaacaacatttttgttttaactccATGACTGTGGCGATACACAGGGAGAATGATAGAGACTGTTTTTGATAGCTGCTTTTTGTGCCCTCTCTGACACCCCCCATCTCAGTCTCAACGCTGCCACTGCTCCGTCTGTTTACCCATATCCAATCAATGCGTGTCGTCATCAGGGGGGGGACCATCATGACGACTGGCCTATTAAGAATGACAGCtctggagaaagagagagagagggtaaATGGTGATCCCTCCCAGCGCTCCCTCTGCGCACTCTGGAGCGCTCTTCTCTCAGGGTCAGACCGGATTGCATCCCTTCTTTTCCAGAAgcctctccttctccttaggactcaacccccccacccacctccaccatcactacacacacacacacccctccaaCCTGAAAATCATCGCCTTGGTTTTGACGGCTTGCACTCTCCCGCGAAGTCGAGGTTTTTTAAGTCGTGCttgtgatggaaagcagagaggAGATGGTGATGCTGGCGGAGGGAGGTCAGCTTGCCAAGAGCGGCTCTAATTTGTCGGGAGGCATCGGGAGCCCCGTGCGAGATCCGCAGGGGAAGCCGGGCCACAGGAGCTGTCTGAGCCCCGGCGCTGCGCCTTACTCCCGGGACAGAGCGGAAGTGGGGATGGAGGAGAGCGCACGGAGGAATATGTGCGCCGATATGAGGCCAGTTGGCACGTCCTCCTCTGGAGAGAGACACCGGAGTGATCATCCCCACAAAGACGGCAGCAGCTCAGACACCGAGTCGGACTTCTACGAGGAAATTGATGTCAGCTGCACGCCTGAAAGCATGGACTACCCAACAGCTAAAGGTAGGCTGGGAGCTGCATGTCACTGCGGGTTTCCTATGACTGCATGCTTGTGCTAAGGAAGCAGATTGAATACCAGCGTGGATTATGCCAATCATAAATGTCAGTAAACACGAGCGTTcaaaaaacatgcatttatGTCATCTAAAAAAATGTACAAGGGATCGAAATTTTAAATGTGACATGAATGAAACACACCGAAGCCTCAATAACAGCAGAAGAGAACCGCAGTCGGTGCTGCACAGCTGTTCTGTCAAGTGACCAGTGTGGCTGGAAACACGCTGAGGTGACACCCATAATTTAACCAGGCATTTTCCCCTGTGAGTTTGACAATGAGTCAGTCGCACAAAAGCAAATCAGCCTATATGTGTATTTACTGCACGAGGAAGAATGCAAGATTTTTATGCAAACCACAAGCAAAAACCGTGAAAGGAAGGCCACTAACAGAGGGATGTGTGGGGTGTCTATCTGGCATCTTCTAAAGACTGCTGCAAATTGTTACATCCTATACCAGAATTACATAAACAAATACTGATATtaatataaatacatgaataattTGTAGTTGCTGTTTACCCAAAACTAAAAGGATGGAAAGGAGACAGACGAATGACAACAATACAACCtgattattcatattttttcttcaCTAAAATTATGGTTCAACATTTCAATATACCCAAGGGAATAATATGAGTAATAAAAATATTAGCAAGTTGCTGTTAAGACTCCACAAAATGAAAACCCGAGCTACCTGAGCTGTATGTCAGGCAGGCCCTTAGTAAAAAGGGAAATATCGTGCAGTTAAAATAACTGAATTAGCCAACTATAGCGACCTCTTAGggcaaataaagtttattaaatatgaaacgaatttaataaataaaatgtttcaatgtgttttttgttccaTTTAAATTATTCtgctaaatgtgttttaaactgTATGCTAATTATATCTGATTAATTATTCTGCATACTGATTCAGGTCGAAATGGGGATTCTCCGGGACACCCGAGTGAGACTGGTGCTGACCCGGCTAACATTGTCCCGGGTCCAGGATCCCTGTCCTATGCAGCGGATCAGATACGCCGGTACCGGACAGCGTTCACCCGGGAGCAAATCGCACGGCTGGAGAAGGAGTTTTACCGGGAAAACTACGTGTCCAGGCCGCGGAGATGCGAATTGGCGGCCGCCTTAAATCTACCTGAAACCACAATTAAGGTGAGATTTGTCTTGATGGAGCAGAGCTGATTCAGGCCTCTGGCTGTGCACACAGGCTTGTGTTTGTAAAGCTTGGAGTGCTGCAAAACTGTTTTGAGTTTTATCAATCGTTATTTCATATCTATGCAGAAAATATAGCAACATAGTCACATAAAGTGAGCCAAAGACCAAGAGGCGCTCATAACCAAATGTTAAGAAGAGCCTATAACCTGCAAACTAAGCGTACTGGAAGCAAGGGCCTTGATTTTTTAAGaataatttcattattttattttatttttttcaactggCACcatgacaaatacaaaatatagcTGCTTTGTTTCCTGTAAATTCCCATATACTCCCCAAgattaaattacattaaagcAAAACTTGCATTTACCCAAATTCTAGTTCGTGCGTAAAAGCGGAACCGCTGTTCGAGCTCCATGTCtgcttttgttattgttgtttgtctttggcTCATTGGGGGTTGTGGTTAATATTTGACTcggtgtgtctctgtctcaggtGTGGTTTCAGAATCGCAGGATGAAAGACAAGCGCCAGCGTCTGGCCATGACGTGGCCTCACCCTGCCGACCCGGCCTTCTACACCTACATGATGAGCCACGCGGCAGCCACGGGGAACCTGCCCTACCCATTCCCATCGCACCTGCCGCTACCTTACTACTCTCACCTGGGTGTTGGAGCTGGCTCGGCTCCGGCCGCCACCCCTTTCTCCAACCCCCTGCGCTCCCTCGATAGTTTCCGGATGCTGTCTCACCCCTACCAGAGGCCGGAGCTCCTGTGCGCCTTCAGACACCCCTCCCTGTACCCGGGTCCGACCCACGGCCTCGGTCCCGGAGGAAGCCCCTGCTCCTGCCTGGCCTGTCACTCAAGTCAATCCAACGGTATCTCAACCAGGCCCTCCGGCTCGGACTTCGCTTGCTCACCAACGAGCAGGACTGACGCTTTTGTCACTTTCACGCCTTCAGTGCTCAGCAAATCCTCATCTGTGACTCTAGACCAGAGGGAAGAAGTGCCTCTGACTAGATAAAACCAAACCAGCTGTTCTTCTATATAAGCCTTTACCATAAGCTTTTTAACCTAACATATTATATGATCAGGAGTGAAACAGCATGAAGAGGTAGCCTGTGAGCAGCCAGCTTAAACTTGGGGCAAGATAATTAGCCAGATCTTCAGCTATGTGACGCACAAGGGATGTCCCATTACTGAAAACTAATAATCCCATTGCAGAGCCAGGACAGTGGGCTGAAATATGACGGCATGGACACAAAACCAGATTTGATTTGTAGAAGATTAATTTGGTGTATGAGAGAGTAGGGGTCCAGAGAAACGTTTAAATCCGCGTGATGGATGGCGTAGAGGTTTTTATCATTACTTGTCCTGTCTTTACACATCCAAATCGACCTACATGTATTGTTAGTTACGCGAGAATGATGCTTTCCATCTCTCTTTTTAACAAGGGGATTTGTTAACAGACTTCGGCCGTCTCATTATAAAGCAGTTCTCCGCGCCGGGGCCCTCCGCGGCGGCCCAGGCCGAAATGTGCAGATGCTGGTGAAATTAGTAAGTGATGTATATGTACGACCCGGTGAATTTTGAGTGTTGAATTAATGATAATATCAGGAAGGGATCGTTACTGCCAAAAGGTAACAAGGCGCCGGGGGAACGGATTACTACAGCCCGAGCGGTTTGAcgaggggagggaggggtggggggagaGAAGAAGGACCCAGAAGaggatggagagagacagagggaggacaatcaacatgaaaaaaataaataaataaaaatgaacctTTTTTTAAGGCCATCAAACACTCTGTTCTCTCCCTTAACTGTAAAAGAGCcggttctttttttcctctgataaaaatgtgattaatatATTCCTATAGGCCTCTTTTTAAATATCTTTCTTGCCTTGCACTGCTACAGTGGCGCCAGTTTAGTGGCATTTTGTCGAGAAAGCGGACTAACAAGTGACtgatatgtttttgtttgctttttttttttagttttgttttttttgactgGGTTGTCCTAAACGTCTAATTTGCAATAAACACTGTCAAAGAATCAATGGAGCAATGGAGTGTTTGTCTTCTAGACACCTATGATTTATTTAAACAGCAAAGAGCCCTGAGAAAATGAGATTAAAAAGAGTCTCACTTAATGTCACTTTAATCCAAGATTCAGACAAGCTTTCCTCCCTTCAGGTCATTCTATTTCGTTTGCAGGCTGTTAAGGATTTTCTATACTCACAATTATTCTACCACCCTCCCCCTCCAATAATAACACTAATTTTGTTCTCAAGTGGTCGGTGTCAAAACACCGGAGTGTGCCCCCATATCTCCTGATGGGACCGCTAGATTGACCGTGACAGTTAAGTGGTCCCCGGGCTCCGTTAAAGCCACTCATATTTTCTCTCCGACCACTTAATAGACACGCCAGAATTAGTTGTCTGAAGATATTGGAAATGCAAAGAGATCGATGATTCGGAGAGGCCCGCCACCAATCAGCGGGATCTTAATTGGCCGCGTTTGACCGGTGGCTGCGCAAATTAAAAGAGTTTTCTGAGCGTAATAGGATTGGCGAGGTGCTGTGGCCCGCAGAGAGGcacacaaatcacattttaaaaggGGTTTCTTTGCGGCGTAGATGGGAGAGATCAGAAGTTATTGCAGTAATGCACAGAGAAATGGCTGGCATTTAGCCTGGGCCTTAAAGTCCACCTGGCAAAAATATTGGCCAAATGCGTAATTGTAGGTATAATCTAACGAGCGAGGTTGCATTTTTCCAAAACTATACATTTTCTTAGATGAAATACTATCATACAGCCTTTAAACTAACGAATATTTGCGAATCACATTAATATTTAGATGCTATCTCCTCTATGAATATGAATCCTGCAGCCCAAAATGGAAAACCAGAAAATGTCTTCCAAAGTCAGTAGATATTTATCCTCCTCTGATGCTTTCTGAGGTAAAAGGTTCATCCTAATCAGACAGCACTGCACCCACACGCACCGCACCGATGCgccctccctctcccccctctccctcccgcACACGCGTTTGATTGATGGCCTTATTAACTGGAGTTCTTGTAAGTGTGACCGAGCTGATTAAAATGCATATGTTTGGAATAATACACCGTTTAAGCCGCCCGGGTCGGGGCGAAACCACAAGGCAGATTTATGTAAACTATCAGCCGGTGTCTTTAAGCCTGATAGGGACACGGGTCATGCAGGAAAACAGCTTTGGTTTGTGCATAATAAAACCGTACCATAAAATAAAGATGAACGGATCGGGCTAGCTGAATATTCAAAAGGCGCAGGCTCTCCAAACTTCTGGTTTCATAGCGGgttatttttaaagcttttgGAGCTGATTTTCATTTGGTTacacaggagcagcagcacT carries:
- the evx1 gene encoding homeobox even-skipped homolog protein 1, whose amino-acid sequence is MESREEMVMLAEGGQLAKSGSNLSGGIGSPVRDPQGKPGHRSCLSPGAAPYSRDRAEVGMEESARRNMCADMRPVGTSSSGERHRSDHPHKDGSSSDTESDFYEEIDVSCTPESMDYPTAKGRNGDSPGHPSETGADPANIVPGPGSLSYAADQIRRYRTAFTREQIARLEKEFYRENYVSRPRRCELAAALNLPETTIKVWFQNRRMKDKRQRLAMTWPHPADPAFYTYMMSHAAATGNLPYPFPSHLPLPYYSHLGVGAGSAPAATPFSNPLRSLDSFRMLSHPYQRPELLCAFRHPSLYPGPTHGLGPGGSPCSCLACHSSQSNGISTRPSGSDFACSPTSRTDAFVTFTPSVLSKSSSVTLDQREEVPLTR